One segment of Phaeacidiphilus oryzae TH49 DNA contains the following:
- a CDS encoding RsmB/NOP family class I SAM-dependent RNA methyltransferase translates to MSSPARPVRKRPARPYRRPKKDPARMVAFEALRAVDERDAYANLVLPALLRDAERDHPDFDRRDAAFATELVYGSLRMQGSYDAVLAACVDRPLREVDPPVLDVLTLGAHQILATRIPPHAAVSATVELARVVLGDGRAKFVNAVLRKVTAHDLDEWLERVAPPYEEDAEDHLAVRYSHPRWVVGALWDSLGVWQPEESGRRGIEALLAADNARPEVTLVARPGRSTTEELREALPEDATADGRWSPYALRLAEGGDPGELEAVRENRAGVQDEGSQLVAAALAAAPLGLPLEPPLEGVPAGTERWLDACAGPGGKAALLGALAARQGAALVASERQPHRARLVARALDGNPGPYQVIVADGTRPAWQPDFFDRVLVDVPCTGLGALRRRPEARWRRRAEDLPGFGPVQRGLLRGALRSVRVGGLVAYATCSPHLAETRAVVQDVLKELERDGGGERAVEWVDARPLLPEGMPGLGDGPDVQLWPHLHGTDAMYLALLLRTR, encoded by the coding sequence GTGAGCAGCCCCGCAAGGCCGGTGAGGAAGCGTCCGGCGCGGCCGTACCGGCGGCCGAAGAAGGATCCGGCGCGGATGGTCGCCTTCGAGGCGCTGCGCGCCGTCGACGAGCGGGACGCGTACGCCAACCTGGTGCTGCCCGCGCTGCTGCGCGACGCCGAGCGGGACCATCCGGACTTCGACCGACGGGACGCGGCCTTCGCCACCGAGCTGGTCTACGGCTCGCTGCGGATGCAGGGCAGCTACGACGCGGTGCTCGCGGCCTGCGTCGACCGGCCGCTGCGCGAGGTCGACCCGCCGGTGCTCGACGTGCTGACGCTGGGCGCCCACCAGATCCTGGCGACCCGGATCCCCCCGCACGCGGCGGTCTCGGCGACCGTGGAGCTGGCCCGGGTGGTGCTCGGGGACGGCCGGGCCAAGTTCGTCAACGCCGTGCTGCGCAAGGTCACCGCGCACGACCTGGACGAGTGGCTGGAGCGGGTCGCGCCGCCGTACGAGGAGGACGCGGAAGACCATCTGGCCGTCCGGTACTCGCATCCGCGCTGGGTCGTGGGCGCGCTCTGGGACTCGCTGGGGGTCTGGCAGCCGGAGGAGTCCGGCCGGCGGGGCATCGAGGCGCTGCTGGCCGCGGACAACGCCCGTCCTGAGGTGACGCTGGTGGCGAGGCCGGGGCGGTCCACCACCGAGGAGCTGCGGGAGGCGCTGCCGGAGGACGCCACGGCGGACGGCCGCTGGTCGCCGTACGCGCTGCGGCTGGCGGAGGGCGGCGACCCGGGCGAGCTTGAGGCGGTCCGGGAGAACCGGGCCGGGGTGCAGGACGAGGGCAGCCAGCTGGTGGCGGCCGCGCTGGCGGCGGCCCCGCTGGGGCTGCCGCTCGAACCGCCGCTGGAGGGCGTGCCGGCCGGGACCGAGCGCTGGCTGGACGCCTGCGCGGGGCCGGGCGGCAAGGCCGCCCTGCTGGGGGCGCTGGCCGCGCGGCAGGGGGCGGCGCTGGTCGCCTCGGAGCGGCAGCCGCACCGGGCCCGGCTGGTCGCGCGGGCGCTGGACGGCAACCCGGGGCCGTACCAGGTGATCGTGGCGGACGGGACGCGGCCGGCCTGGCAGCCGGACTTCTTCGACCGGGTGCTGGTCGATGTGCCGTGCACAGGGCTCGGCGCGCTGCGGCGCCGGCCGGAGGCGCGGTGGCGGCGGCGGGCCGAGGACCTCCCGGGGTTCGGTCCGGTGCAGCGCGGGCTGCTGCGCGGTGCGCTGCGGTCGGTGCGGGTGGGCGGCCTCGTCGCGTACGCGACCTGCTCGCCGCATCTGGCCGAGACCAGGGCCGTGGTCCAGGACGTGCTGAAGGAGCTGGAACGGGACGGCGGCGGGGAGCGGGCCGTGGAGTGGGTGGACGCCCGGCCGCTGCTGCCGGAGGGGATGCCGGGGCTGGGCGACGGACCCGACGTGCAGCTCTGGCCGCACCTCCACGGGACCGACGCGATGTACCTGGCGCTGCTGCTGCGCACCCGCTGA
- the fmt gene encoding methionyl-tRNA formyltransferase, which translates to MRLVFAGTPEVAVPALEALIASDRHEVAAVVTRPDAPAGRGRRLVASPVAQRAEEAGIEVLKPRRPRDPEFLERLARIAPDCCPVVAYGALLPRVALDVPRHGWVNLHFSLLPAWRGAAPVQHSLMAGDAVTGASTFQIEEGLDSGPVYGVVTEEIRATDTSGDLLGRLAQSGAGLLAATMDGIEDGSLVPVAQPAEGVSLAPKINVEDARVDWTAPALRVDRVVRGCTPAPGAWTVLRGERVKLGPVRPTPERAELAPGEIAVQKNTVRVGTGSHEVVLGEVQAQGKKRMSAGDWARGHRIEAGERFEPADPAALPASGEGVK; encoded by the coding sequence ATGAGGCTCGTTTTCGCCGGCACCCCCGAGGTGGCCGTCCCCGCCCTGGAGGCGCTGATCGCCTCCGACCGGCACGAGGTGGCGGCCGTCGTCACCAGGCCCGACGCCCCCGCCGGGCGCGGCCGGCGGCTGGTCGCGAGCCCGGTCGCGCAGCGGGCCGAGGAGGCCGGCATCGAGGTGCTCAAGCCCAGGCGCCCGCGCGACCCGGAGTTCCTGGAGCGGCTGGCGCGGATCGCCCCCGACTGCTGCCCGGTGGTGGCCTACGGCGCGCTGCTGCCGCGGGTCGCGCTGGACGTCCCCCGGCACGGCTGGGTGAACCTCCACTTCTCGCTGCTGCCGGCCTGGCGCGGGGCGGCGCCGGTGCAGCACTCGCTGATGGCCGGGGACGCGGTCACCGGCGCCTCCACCTTCCAGATCGAGGAGGGCCTCGACTCCGGCCCGGTGTACGGGGTGGTGACCGAGGAGATCCGGGCGACGGACACCAGCGGGGACCTGCTGGGCCGGCTCGCGCAGTCGGGGGCGGGGCTGCTGGCGGCGACGATGGACGGGATCGAGGACGGCTCGCTGGTGCCGGTCGCGCAGCCCGCGGAGGGCGTCTCGCTGGCCCCGAAGATCAACGTCGAGGACGCCCGGGTGGACTGGACGGCTCCGGCGCTGCGGGTGGACCGCGTGGTGCGCGGCTGCACCCCGGCGCCCGGTGCCTGGACGGTGCTGCGCGGCGAGCGGGTCAAGCTGGGCCCGGTCCGGCCCACGCCGGAGCGCGCGGAGCTGGCGCCCGGCGAGATCGCGGTGCAGAAGAACACCGTGCGGGTCGGCACCGGCAGCCACGAGGTGGTGCTCGGCGAGGTGCAGGCGCAGGGCAAGAAGCGGATGTCCGCCGGAGACTGGGCGCGCGGGCACCGGATCGAGGCCGGGGAGCGCTTCGAGCCGGCGGACCCGGCGGCCCTCCCGGCGAGCGGTGAGGGTGTCAAGTGA
- the def gene encoding peptide deformylase, whose product MAVKPIRLFGDPVLRMTAQPVVTFDKELRTLVKDLTETMVDAPGAGLAAPQLGVSLRVFTYHVEGETGHLINPVLDLTEEEQDGPEGCLSLPGLQYDCKRAYGVVAKGFNQYGDPVTIEGTQRLARCIQHETDHLDGIIFIDRLDREQRKAALRAIREAEWAGEQAPTVKVSPHSTFGRAL is encoded by the coding sequence GTGGCGGTCAAGCCGATTCGGCTCTTCGGCGATCCGGTGCTGCGGATGACGGCCCAGCCGGTGGTCACCTTCGACAAGGAGCTGCGCACCCTGGTCAAGGACCTGACCGAGACCATGGTGGACGCCCCGGGCGCGGGCCTGGCGGCCCCCCAACTCGGGGTGTCGCTGCGGGTGTTCACCTACCACGTGGAGGGCGAGACCGGTCATCTGATCAACCCGGTGCTCGACCTCACCGAGGAGGAGCAGGACGGCCCCGAGGGCTGCCTCTCCCTCCCCGGGCTGCAGTACGACTGCAAGCGCGCCTACGGCGTGGTCGCCAAGGGGTTCAACCAGTACGGCGACCCGGTCACGATCGAGGGAACCCAGCGGCTCGCGCGCTGCATCCAGCACGAGACCGACCATCTGGACGGCATCATCTTCATCGACCGGCTCGACCGCGAGCAGCGCAAGGCCGCGCTGCGCGCGATCCGCGAGGCGGAGTGGGCCGGGGAGCAGGCGCCGACGGTGAAGGTGTCGCCGCACAGCACCTTCGGCCGCGCGCTCTGA